A window of Cryptosporangium phraense contains these coding sequences:
- a CDS encoding VOC family protein, with amino-acid sequence MDITIFNSFLPQTDPEAAITFYRDVLGWEVRLDVGYGDMRWITVGPKGQPDTAVVLHPPAADPGITDDERRVIAEMMAKGTYGGLNLATKDVDATFAQLVEAGAEVVQEPTDQPYGVRDGAVRDPSGNLLRIQQR; translated from the coding sequence ATGGACATCACGATCTTCAACAGTTTCCTGCCGCAGACCGACCCGGAGGCGGCGATCACGTTCTACCGGGACGTGCTCGGGTGGGAGGTGCGGCTGGACGTCGGGTACGGGGACATGCGGTGGATCACGGTGGGCCCGAAGGGGCAGCCGGACACCGCGGTGGTGCTGCACCCGCCGGCGGCGGACCCGGGCATCACCGACGACGAGCGCCGGGTGATCGCGGAGATGATGGCGAAGGGCACCTACGGGGGTCTGAACCTGGCGACCAAGGACGTGGACGCGACGTTCGCGCAGCTGGTGGAGGCGGGCGCGGAGGTCGTGCAGGAGCCGACCGATCAGCCGTACGGGGTGCGTGACGGGGCGGTGCGGGACCCGTCCGGCAACTTGTTGCGTATCCAGCAGCGATAG
- a CDS encoding malate dehydrogenase: MVQGPVTVTVTGAAGQIGYALLFRIASGHLLGPDVPVKLRLLEITPALKAAEGTAMELADCAFPLLQSVDISDDPRVAFDGANVALLVGARPRTKGMERGDLLEANGGIFKPQGEAINAVAADDVKVLVVGNPANTNALIAQAHAPDVPAERFTAMTRLDHNRAISQLASKLEVPVTAIKKLTIWGNHSATQYPDLFHTEVNGKIAAEQVDEAWLKDTFIPTVAKRGAAIIEARGASSAASAANAAIDHVFTWVNGTAEGDWTSAAIPSDGSYGVPEGLISSFPVTAKDGKFSIVQGLEIDAFSRERIDASVAELGEERDAVRGLGLI; this comes from the coding sequence ATGGTGCAGGGACCAGTGACGGTCACGGTCACCGGTGCGGCGGGGCAGATCGGCTACGCGCTGTTGTTCCGGATCGCGTCCGGGCATCTGCTGGGTCCGGATGTTCCGGTCAAGCTGCGGCTGCTGGAGATCACTCCGGCGCTGAAGGCGGCCGAGGGTACCGCGATGGAGCTGGCGGACTGCGCGTTCCCGCTGCTGCAGAGCGTCGACATCTCGGACGACCCGCGGGTGGCGTTCGACGGTGCGAACGTGGCGCTGCTGGTGGGTGCCCGTCCCCGCACCAAGGGCATGGAGCGCGGTGACCTCCTGGAGGCCAACGGCGGGATCTTCAAGCCGCAGGGCGAGGCGATCAACGCGGTGGCCGCGGATGACGTGAAGGTGCTGGTCGTCGGTAACCCGGCGAACACGAACGCGTTGATCGCGCAGGCCCACGCGCCGGACGTGCCCGCGGAGCGGTTCACGGCGATGACCCGGCTGGATCACAACCGGGCGATCTCCCAGCTGGCGAGCAAGCTCGAGGTTCCGGTCACGGCGATCAAGAAGCTGACGATCTGGGGCAACCACTCGGCGACGCAGTACCCGGATCTGTTCCACACCGAGGTCAACGGGAAGATCGCGGCCGAGCAGGTCGACGAGGCCTGGTTGAAGGACACGTTCATCCCGACGGTGGCGAAGCGCGGTGCGGCGATCATCGAGGCGCGGGGTGCGTCGTCGGCGGCGTCGGCGGCGAACGCGGCGATCGACCACGTCTTCACCTGGGTGAACGGCACGGCTGAGGGTGACTGGACCTCCGCGGCGATTCCGTCGGACGGTTCGTACGGTGTGCCGGAGGGTCTGATTTCGTCGTTCCCGGTGACGGCGAAGGACGGGAAGTTCTCGATCGTCCAGGGGTTGGAGATCGATGCGTTCTCGCGGGAGCGGATCGATGCGTCGGTGGCTGAGCTGGGTGAGGAGCGCGACGCGGTGCGGGGCCTGGGCCTGATCTGA
- a CDS encoding ankyrin repeat domain-containing protein, giving the protein MADELDEETLAFAHRMFDAARNGDSDLLARNVDAGLPVNLTNDKGDSLLLLAAYYDHPATVSALLSRGADANRINDKGQTPLAAAVFRRSETTVRALLDAGADPLAGGPSALDTARFFGIPEMLEILEDPQS; this is encoded by the coding sequence GTGGCCGACGAACTGGACGAGGAAACGCTGGCGTTCGCGCACCGGATGTTCGACGCGGCGCGCAACGGCGACTCCGACCTGCTCGCGCGCAACGTCGACGCGGGCCTGCCGGTGAACCTCACCAACGACAAGGGCGATTCACTGCTGCTCCTGGCCGCCTACTACGACCATCCCGCGACCGTGTCGGCGCTGCTGTCCCGGGGCGCCGACGCGAACCGCATCAACGACAAGGGCCAGACGCCGCTGGCGGCCGCGGTGTTCCGCCGGTCCGAGACCACCGTCCGGGCGCTGCTCGACGCGGGTGCCGATCCGCTGGCCGGCGGTCCGTCGGCGCTGGACACGGCCCGGTTCTTCGGTATCCCCGAGATGCTCGAGATCCTCGAAGACCCGCAGTCGTAG
- a CDS encoding helix-turn-helix transcriptional regulator, with protein sequence MRLVSSREEDRLRDLVRLRRVKDRIDREYAQPLNVEALARDAHMSAGHLSREFRRAYGESPYSYLMTRRIERAMALLRRGDLSVTEVCFAVGCSSLGTFSTRFTELVGVPPSAFRKEPSETDGIPSCVAKQVTRPVRNREAAPQAPHVA encoded by the coding sequence ATGCGGCTCGTGAGCAGTCGCGAGGAGGATCGCCTGCGTGACCTGGTGCGGTTGCGCCGGGTGAAGGACCGGATCGATCGGGAGTACGCGCAGCCGTTGAACGTGGAGGCGCTGGCGCGGGATGCGCACATGTCGGCGGGTCATCTGAGCCGGGAGTTCCGGCGGGCGTACGGCGAGTCGCCGTATTCGTATCTGATGACGCGGCGGATCGAGCGGGCGATGGCGTTGTTGCGGCGTGGTGATCTGAGCGTCACCGAGGTGTGTTTCGCGGTGGGGTGTTCGTCGCTGGGGACGTTTTCGACGCGGTTCACGGAGTTGGTGGGCGTCCCGCCGAGTGCGTTCCGGAAGGAACCGTCGGAGACCGACGGGATCCCCTCGTGCGTGGCGAAGCAGGTGACGCGACCGGTCAGGAATCGAGAAGCGGCGCCGCAGGCGCCACACGTAGCGTGA
- a CDS encoding sensor histidine kinase gives MGLTGNTQFEAVRRPELDATVSSLAGGGSRLVRAGASTFLVRRAGSWGVVVDVTGVAEAERESAHATRLESIGQLAAGLAHEINTPVQYVSHNVLFLREAFGSVPPGVFDEYLAAEVPAAIEQTLEGVERVAEIVRAMNEFAHPGEGLAPADLNRAVESTVQVCRNEWKYVARLELELDPELGLVPCFEGEIKQVVLNLVVNAAHAIGSPPGVIRVSTRRVPDGVEIAVADTGIGMDEATRERVFDPFFTTKGVGKGTGQGLAMAYRSVVGRHGGSIAVESSPGAGSVFRVRLPTTAVGGVCDDAAREQSRGGSPA, from the coding sequence ATGGGGCTGACCGGAAATACCCAGTTCGAGGCCGTGCGGCGGCCGGAGCTGGATGCCACCGTCAGCAGTCTGGCCGGTGGAGGGTCGCGGTTGGTGCGGGCGGGCGCGTCGACGTTCCTGGTGCGGCGGGCCGGGTCGTGGGGTGTGGTCGTGGATGTGACCGGGGTGGCGGAGGCGGAGCGGGAGTCGGCGCACGCGACCCGGCTGGAGTCGATCGGGCAGCTGGCGGCGGGGCTGGCGCACGAGATCAACACGCCGGTGCAGTACGTGTCGCACAACGTGCTGTTCCTGCGGGAGGCGTTCGGGTCGGTGCCGCCGGGGGTGTTCGACGAGTATCTGGCGGCCGAGGTGCCGGCGGCGATCGAGCAGACGCTGGAGGGTGTGGAGCGGGTCGCGGAGATCGTGCGGGCGATGAACGAGTTCGCGCATCCCGGTGAGGGGTTGGCGCCGGCGGATCTGAACCGGGCGGTGGAGTCGACGGTGCAGGTGTGCCGGAACGAGTGGAAGTACGTGGCGCGGCTGGAGCTGGAGCTGGACCCGGAGTTGGGGCTGGTGCCGTGTTTCGAGGGTGAGATCAAGCAGGTGGTGCTGAATCTGGTGGTGAACGCGGCGCACGCGATCGGGTCGCCGCCGGGGGTGATCCGGGTGTCGACGCGGCGGGTGCCGGACGGGGTGGAGATCGCGGTGGCCGACACGGGGATCGGGATGGACGAGGCGACCCGGGAACGGGTGTTCGATCCGTTCTTCACGACGAAGGGGGTCGGGAAGGGCACCGGGCAGGGGCTGGCGATGGCGTACCGGTCGGTGGTGGGGCGGCACGGGGGGTCGATCGCGGTGGAGTCGTCGCCGGGTGCGGGGTCGGTGTTCCGGGTGCGGTTGCCAACGACTGCGGTCGGTGGCGTGTGCGACGATGCGGCTCGTGAGCAGTCGCGAGGAGGATCGCCTGCGTGA